In the genome of Spirochaetia bacterium, one region contains:
- a CDS encoding ABC transporter substrate-binding protein, whose translation MNRVVKVVIGTLLVGCASIGIFANGSSEEAASGSQTQEQGKIKLVVAAGAVGQELQLAKDGAAEYMKTHPDIEVECLETPDLTTDRLGLYLQYFEAKSSAVDLYQIDVIWPGDIAEHLLDLNQYGGADYAKDHFPAIVKNNTVDGKLVAMPWFTDAGLLYYRTDLLKKYGYDAPPSTWKELDEMAKKVQAGERAAGNQDFWGFVWQGNSYEGLTCDALEWINSNGGGSIVESNGKISIDNDKAAEAIAMAAGWVGTISPEGVLGFGEEDARNMFQAGNALFMRNWPYAYALGNSDDSVIKGKFDVAPLPAGASGHGAAALGGWQLACSKYSKHPKEATDLLFYLTGYEQQKRRAIVGSYNPTIKALYQDKDVLKATPFFGSLYDVFTQAVARPSTVTAPRYAEVSKVFFTEVHDVLSKKVSAEKAVKNISLDIADVIGK comes from the coding sequence ATGAACAGAGTGGTAAAGGTTGTCATAGGTACCTTGTTGGTCGGCTGTGCTTCGATCGGCATTTTTGCCAACGGGTCTTCTGAAGAGGCGGCTTCCGGTTCCCAGACGCAGGAACAGGGAAAGATCAAGCTTGTCGTTGCTGCAGGGGCTGTAGGCCAGGAACTCCAGCTTGCAAAAGATGGTGCTGCTGAATATATGAAGACTCACCCTGACATTGAAGTCGAGTGCCTGGAAACACCGGACTTGACTACGGACCGTCTTGGTTTGTATCTCCAATACTTCGAAGCAAAGTCCAGTGCGGTCGATCTCTACCAAATTGATGTCATCTGGCCCGGCGATATTGCTGAACATCTGCTTGACTTGAATCAATATGGTGGTGCTGATTATGCCAAGGATCACTTTCCGGCCATAGTGAAGAACAATACCGTAGATGGTAAATTGGTTGCCATGCCTTGGTTCACAGATGCAGGTCTGCTTTATTACAGGACTGACCTGCTGAAGAAATATGGTTATGATGCTCCTCCTTCAACATGGAAGGAACTTGACGAAATGGCCAAGAAGGTCCAAGCCGGTGAAAGAGCTGCAGGAAACCAGGATTTCTGGGGTTTTGTCTGGCAGGGCAATTCTTATGAAGGCCTTACCTGTGATGCCCTTGAATGGATCAATTCCAACGGTGGCGGCTCTATCGTGGAAAGTAACGGAAAGATTTCCATTGACAATGACAAGGCTGCAGAAGCGATTGCGATGGCAGCTGGTTGGGTAGGTACTATCTCACCGGAAGGTGTCCTTGGCTTCGGTGAAGAGGATGCCAGGAATATGTTCCAGGCCGGAAATGCCCTGTTCATGAGGAACTGGCCTTATGCATATGCACTTGGAAATTCTGATGATTCCGTCATCAAAGGCAAATTTGATGTAGCTCCGCTTCCTGCCGGTGCAAGCGGACATGGTGCAGCTGCCTTGGGTGGATGGCAGTTGGCTTGTTCCAAGTATAGCAAGCATCCTAAGGAAGCGACTGATCTCCTGTTCTATCTGACAGGTTATGAGCAGCAGAAACGTAGGGCAATCGTCGGTTCCTATAACCCGACCATCAAGGCTCTTTATCAGGACAAGGACGTACTCAAGGCAACACCGTTCTTTGGAAGTCTCTATGATGTGTTTACACAGGCAGTTGCCCGTCCGTCAACGGTTACGGCTCCTAGGTATGCTGAAGTATCCAAGGTGTTCTTTACTGAAGTCCATGACGTGCTCTCAAAGAAAGTGAGTGCAGAGAAGGCTGTCAAGAATATTTCTCTTGATATTGCTGATGTCATCGGCAAATAG
- a CDS encoding LacI family transcriptional regulator → MAVTIKDIAKLADVSTSTVSRCLNDNPRISQTTRDRVKKLAAELGFVPNNSAKSLSTHKTGLVGLVYQESLDEDGSHSYVNALFLNLRRELERLQLDTIQVEAINLHTKESNAIRLIREHKVDGFLFLHAQITEADINCLNCYQIPAVQVHFHPQFTDLRALDFFITDNVYGGYLAGKHLFGKGCKKPLQVGCAPNIGTEFNDRTKGFNMAMKEYGLEADPALHFLIPSDVYSAYHFVQQHFDLVCRCDSIFAQADVVAVGLIQALQSKGIRVPKDIKVVGFDDSYYSRILPPFITTIHQPREEITRKASKRIFDLIKTGSDGRHIQEEIKPYLIEREST, encoded by the coding sequence ATGGCTGTGACAATCAAGGATATTGCAAAACTTGCAGATGTAAGTACATCGACCGTTTCCCGTTGTCTCAATGATAACCCTCGGATTTCACAGACTACAAGGGACAGGGTCAAGAAATTGGCAGCTGAACTTGGTTTCGTTCCGAACAACAGTGCAAAGAGCCTTTCAACGCATAAGACAGGACTAGTTGGTTTGGTTTATCAGGAAAGTCTGGATGAAGATGGTTCGCATTCTTATGTAAATGCACTGTTCCTGAATTTACGTAGGGAATTGGAACGACTCCAGCTCGATACGATTCAGGTCGAAGCAATCAACCTGCATACGAAAGAGAGCAATGCAATCCGATTGATCAGGGAACATAAGGTAGATGGATTCCTTTTCCTGCATGCCCAGATTACCGAGGCCGATATCAATTGCCTCAACTGCTATCAGATTCCTGCGGTACAGGTCCACTTCCATCCTCAGTTCACTGATTTGAGGGCACTTGATTTTTTCATTACTGACAATGTATACGGAGGATATCTTGCTGGGAAGCATCTGTTTGGAAAAGGTTGCAAAAAGCCTCTGCAGGTCGGATGTGCTCCGAATATCGGTACAGAGTTCAACGATCGTACGAAGGGTTTCAATATGGCGATGAAGGAATATGGCCTTGAAGCAGATCCTGCACTTCATTTCCTCATTCCCAGTGATGTTTACAGTGCTTATCATTTTGTCCAGCAGCATTTTGATCTTGTATGCCGCTGTGATTCAATATTTGCCCAAGCTGATGTCGTTGCCGTGGGACTTATACAAGCACTGCAAAGCAAGGGTATACGGGTTCCCAAAGATATAAAAGTAGTAGGATTTGATGACAGCTACTACAGCAGGATACTGCCACCGTTTATCACGACCATCCATCAACCTCGTGAAGAGATAACGCGGAAAGCCAGCAAAAGGATTTTTGACCTCATCAAGACGGGGAGTGATGGAAGACATATCCAAGAGGAAATAAAACCCTATCTGATAGAAAGGGAAAGTACATAG